Proteins from a genomic interval of Pseudomonas anuradhapurensis:
- a CDS encoding TonB-dependent siderophore receptor — protein MSMAAEPAELSQHYTISAGQLDDVLNQFARQAGITLSATPQLTQGLQSNGLQGQYPTDKALRQLLNGSGLEAVSQDGRSYVLQAQPQGAALSLPDTDIHGFTLGNALGSMDGYNATHSQVATKTSMALVETSQSVSVVTRQQMDDQGSQTVAQAMRYTPGVLTNPYGATHRYDYVAMRGFNDGSVDNIYVDGLKSMGDNGTYSTMQVDPYFLERIDILKGPSSVLYGRSSPGGLVALTTKKPLFTRYRQVQATVGTQGQRGMGFDFSGPVDDDKRIAYRLTGLADASDTQFDHNKEERYAIAPAISIDFSEDTSLTLQAYLQHDPNGGYHGGNPANGMLHKRNGLRLSDHFFEGEPGIDNYERTQQSFSYQFEHRFNDVLTARQNFRYQDSDVSMDQVYSAGWADADSNILNRAYTGGDERLHSYIIDNMLQAEFFTGAAKHTLLLGTDYQRRKADVAWRYGTVDPLDAGNPQYGNGNLRVLGENRYQRRLQQTGVYLQDLVELDQWRLSLGLRQDWVKVSEENRDSNTKVNDQRSRFTTRAGVLYLFENGIAPYVSYSESFNPNTVSDQAGRPLAPTEGTQWEAGIKYQPPGSDNLFTASLFRIEQENLASKQPDEDFYRPVGQVRSQGLELEAHVQLTDSLKVLGGYTFTDIEYAKSMPSLVSATLDNKGNSPTQAPKQMFSLWADYNFRQGALDGLRLGGGVRYVGYSWVDAENSMKVPAYTLFDASIGYDLSKIGLRGVDVRLNANNLTNESYISSCASLDYCYMGEERNVSATVTYQF, from the coding sequence ATGTCCATGGCAGCTGAACCTGCCGAGCTTAGCCAACACTATACAATTTCGGCCGGCCAGTTGGATGATGTGCTCAACCAGTTCGCCCGCCAGGCCGGCATCACCCTGTCAGCCACACCGCAGCTCACCCAAGGCTTGCAGTCCAACGGGTTGCAGGGGCAATACCCTACCGACAAGGCACTGCGGCAGCTGCTTAACGGCAGCGGCCTGGAAGCAGTCAGCCAGGACGGGCGTAGCTACGTGCTGCAAGCCCAACCGCAAGGTGCGGCGTTGTCGCTGCCAGACACCGATATCCATGGTTTCACCCTAGGCAATGCGCTGGGTAGCATGGACGGGTACAACGCCACGCACAGCCAGGTGGCGACCAAGACCAGTATGGCGTTGGTCGAAACATCCCAATCGGTCTCGGTGGTCACCCGGCAGCAGATGGACGACCAGGGCTCACAGACGGTTGCCCAGGCCATGCGCTACACACCCGGGGTACTGACCAACCCCTACGGTGCTACCCACCGCTACGATTATGTGGCCATGCGTGGTTTCAATGACGGCTCGGTGGACAACATCTACGTCGATGGGCTCAAGTCGATGGGGGACAACGGTACCTACAGCACCATGCAGGTGGACCCTTACTTCCTGGAACGGATAGACATCCTCAAGGGGCCTTCTTCGGTACTCTATGGCCGTAGCTCCCCAGGAGGCCTGGTAGCACTGACCACCAAGAAGCCGTTGTTCACCCGCTACCGCCAAGTTCAGGCCACGGTCGGTACCCAAGGCCAGCGAGGCATGGGTTTCGACTTCAGCGGCCCTGTGGATGACGACAAGCGCATTGCGTACCGCCTGACAGGCCTTGCGGATGCTTCCGACACGCAGTTCGACCACAACAAGGAAGAACGCTACGCCATCGCGCCGGCCATCAGCATCGACTTCAGCGAGGACACCTCGCTTACCCTGCAGGCCTACCTGCAACACGACCCCAACGGCGGGTACCACGGCGGCAACCCCGCAAACGGCATGCTGCACAAGCGCAACGGCTTGCGCCTGTCGGACCATTTCTTCGAGGGTGAGCCGGGTATCGACAACTACGAGCGTACCCAGCAGTCCTTCAGCTACCAGTTCGAGCATCGCTTCAACGATGTACTCACCGCGCGACAGAACTTCCGCTACCAGGATTCGGACGTGTCGATGGACCAGGTGTATTCCGCCGGTTGGGCGGATGCCGACAGCAATATCCTCAACCGCGCCTACACCGGCGGCGACGAGCGCCTGCATTCGTACATCATCGACAACATGCTGCAGGCCGAATTCTTCACGGGGGCCGCCAAACATACCTTGCTGCTGGGTACCGATTATCAACGACGCAAGGCCGATGTGGCATGGCGTTATGGCACAGTCGACCCGCTGGATGCCGGCAACCCGCAGTACGGCAATGGCAACCTGCGGGTGCTGGGCGAAAACCGCTACCAGCGGCGTTTACAACAAACGGGTGTGTACTTGCAGGACCTTGTGGAACTGGACCAGTGGCGTTTGTCCTTGGGGCTGCGCCAGGATTGGGTGAAGGTGTCCGAGGAGAACCGCGATAGCAACACCAAGGTCAATGATCAGCGCTCCAGGTTTACTACCCGCGCTGGGGTGCTCTACCTGTTCGAAAATGGCATTGCGCCTTATGTCAGCTACTCGGAGTCATTCAACCCCAATACGGTTTCCGACCAGGCTGGTCGCCCATTGGCACCAACCGAGGGCACTCAATGGGAGGCCGGCATCAAGTATCAACCGCCCGGGAGCGACAACCTGTTCACTGCATCGTTATTCCGAATAGAACAGGAGAACCTGGCCTCCAAGCAGCCTGACGAAGACTTCTATCGCCCTGTAGGCCAAGTGCGCTCGCAAGGGCTCGAGTTGGAGGCCCATGTGCAGCTGACCGACAGCTTGAAGGTGCTGGGCGGCTATACCTTCACCGATATCGAGTACGCCAAGTCCATGCCCAGCCTGGTGTCGGCCACCTTGGACAACAAGGGCAATTCACCAACCCAGGCGCCAAAACAGATGTTCTCCCTGTGGGCGGATTACAACTTCCGGCAAGGGGCGCTGGATGGCCTGCGGCTGGGCGGTGGCGTGCGATATGTGGGGTACAGCTGGGTCGATGCGGAAAACAGCATGAAAGTGCCCGCCTACACCTTGTTCGACGCCTCGATCGGCTATGACCTGAGCAAGATCGGCCTTCGGGGTGTGGATGTCCGCCTGAACGCCAACAACCTGACCAATGAAAGCTACATCAGCTCGTGTGCCAGCTTGGACTACTGCTACATGGGAGAGGAACGCAACGTGAGTGCTACCGTCACCTATCAGTTCTGA
- a CDS encoding FecR domain-containing protein, whose translation MSTAQPDATTVKQAIQWMLRLRESGHDPALQRQCAQWREARHEHEQAWQRLVHLHQELDMRAIPGAGLAMQTLESSQRRLQRRQALKLLGGVAMVGSAAWLGTGLDGINSWTSDYATATGERRSFRLPDGTSIQLNTRSAVDLAFKDGQNLIRLKQGEMLITCGPQRPILVQTRDALLEGLEGRFVARQDSDCTRVSVSHGRVAIHRPGKGAMQWIESGQNWRLDAQGAYRLEQVDMDAMAWTEGLLVTRDIRLVDFLTQVSRYRHGYLGCSDDTADLRLSGVFRLEDPEQLLLVLPRTLPVKLRQVTRWWVRVEGLA comes from the coding sequence ATGAGCACCGCACAGCCTGATGCAACGACGGTCAAGCAGGCCATCCAGTGGATGCTGAGGCTACGCGAAAGCGGGCACGATCCTGCCCTGCAGCGACAGTGCGCGCAATGGCGGGAAGCCCGCCACGAACACGAACAGGCTTGGCAACGGCTGGTACACCTCCACCAGGAACTCGACATGCGCGCAATCCCCGGAGCTGGGCTGGCCATGCAAACCCTGGAAAGCAGCCAGCGCCGCTTGCAGCGTCGGCAGGCCCTGAAACTGCTTGGCGGGGTTGCGATGGTTGGCTCGGCGGCATGGCTAGGCACAGGCCTTGATGGCATCAATAGCTGGACATCGGACTATGCCACCGCCACGGGAGAACGACGCAGCTTCCGGCTTCCCGACGGAACGTCGATACAACTGAATACGCGCAGCGCAGTCGACCTGGCTTTCAAAGACGGGCAAAACCTGATCCGCCTGAAGCAAGGGGAAATGCTGATTACCTGCGGCCCGCAGCGGCCGATTCTTGTACAAACACGCGACGCACTGCTGGAAGGGCTCGAAGGACGCTTCGTGGCGCGGCAGGACAGCGACTGCACCAGGGTCAGTGTCAGCCATGGCAGGGTAGCGATACACCGGCCCGGCAAAGGCGCGATGCAGTGGATTGAAAGCGGCCAGAACTGGCGCCTGGATGCACAAGGGGCCTATCGGCTTGAGCAGGTGGACATGGATGCGATGGCCTGGACTGAAGGGTTGCTCGTCACCCGGGACATTCGCCTGGTCGACTTTCTCACGCAGGTCAGCCGTTATCGTCATGGTTATCTGGGCTGCAGCGATGACACCGCCGATTTGCGCCTGTCTGGTGTATTCCGCCTCGAAGACCCGGAGCAATTGTTGCTGGTGCTGCCACGGACGCTGCCGGTAAAGCTCCGGCAAGTCACCCGCTGGTGGGTGCGTGTCGAGGGGCTGGCCTGA
- a CDS encoding sigma-70 family RNA polymerase sigma factor: MSSNDSLQTLYSDHHSWLHAWLRSKLGNAADAADLAQDTFVRLLQRREHLQLNTPRAFLRTVARGLVIDHWRREELHRAYLEALAHLPQAHTPSAETQELLLELLERIARMLDGLKPKVRRAFLLAQCEGLKHQAIADQMGISVRTVERYIADALYHCYLLRYADEY, translated from the coding sequence ATGTCCAGCAACGACTCCTTGCAAACGCTCTACAGTGACCACCACAGCTGGTTGCATGCCTGGCTGCGCAGCAAGCTGGGCAATGCCGCCGATGCCGCAGACCTGGCCCAGGATACCTTCGTGCGCTTGCTGCAGCGTCGCGAACACCTGCAACTGAATACGCCACGTGCCTTCCTGCGGACGGTCGCGCGTGGGCTGGTAATTGATCACTGGCGGCGCGAGGAACTGCACAGGGCCTATCTCGAGGCGCTGGCACACCTGCCGCAAGCACACACCCCCTCGGCCGAAACCCAGGAATTGCTGCTGGAGTTGCTGGAGCGCATCGCGCGCATGCTCGACGGCCTCAAACCCAAGGTACGCCGCGCCTTCCTGCTGGCCCAATGCGAGGGGCTGAAGCATCAGGCCATTGCCGACCAGATGGGAATCTCGGTGCGTACCGTGGAGCGCTACATAGCCGATGCGCTCTACCACTGCTACCTGCTGCGCTACGCAGACGAGTACTGA
- a CDS encoding GntR family transcriptional regulator, with amino-acid sequence MAQKFKLSNVLASEQLLPHQARGVIEERLRSAILDGRLPPGTAVRQQELATLFGVSRMPVREALRQLEAQSLLKVEMHKGAVVAPLIGEDAVDTYALRVLLETEALRQSIPLLDASDIASARGYIQQLENETRHAEIGRLNRLLHMSLYNKAPNKKLLRLIEDELNQEERFLRFHLSSMGLGKLTQDDHNALVDAASAKQVDEAITVLEKHLNTAAGVIRRYLDSQLGR; translated from the coding sequence GTGGCCCAGAAATTCAAATTGAGCAATGTGCTGGCCAGTGAACAGCTGTTGCCGCACCAGGCCCGTGGCGTTATCGAAGAACGCCTGCGCAGTGCCATTCTGGATGGCCGCCTGCCTCCGGGTACTGCTGTGCGGCAACAGGAACTCGCTACCTTGTTCGGTGTCAGCCGCATGCCCGTGCGCGAGGCGCTGCGCCAGCTCGAGGCTCAATCGTTGCTGAAGGTGGAAATGCACAAGGGTGCAGTGGTTGCACCGTTGATTGGCGAGGACGCAGTGGATACCTATGCCCTGCGCGTACTGCTCGAAACCGAGGCGCTGCGGCAGTCCATTCCGCTGCTCGATGCCAGCGACATCGCCAGCGCTCGCGGATATATCCAGCAACTGGAGAACGAAACCCGGCATGCCGAAATCGGCCGTCTCAATCGCCTGTTGCACATGTCGTTGTACAACAAGGCACCCAACAAGAAATTGCTGCGCCTGATCGAAGATGAGCTGAACCAGGAAGAACGCTTCCTGCGCTTTCATCTCTCATCCATGGGCCTGGGCAAGCTTACCCAGGACGATCACAACGCACTGGTCGATGCGGCCAGCGCCAAGCAGGTAGACGAAGCGATAACGGTGCTGGAAAAACACCTGAATACCGCAGCAGGGGTGATCCGCAGGTACCTCGATAGCCAGTTGGGGCGCTAG
- the lapG gene encoding cysteine protease LapG, whose protein sequence is MPLSFAAASRTIAAFDRPEQGFAVALTWMLKTVVQRVSLAALLGSMLLGGLHADWDFSQISRKSQALYGSLGSGQGRIDAWQNLMATQKQGTELERLQAVNRFFNQQLRYVEDIDLWHEVDYWATPIQALIKGAGDCEDYAIAKYFSLRRMGIPSEKLRITYVKALRQNRAHMVLTYYSSPQAQPLVLDSLMDAIKPASQRTDLLPVYAFNGEGLWLTGAAGNKKVGDTKRLSRWQDLLKKMQAEGFPAEPVY, encoded by the coding sequence GTGCCATTGTCTTTTGCCGCTGCAAGCCGCACCATCGCTGCTTTCGACAGGCCTGAACAGGGCTTCGCAGTGGCGCTAACCTGGATGCTCAAAACCGTTGTGCAACGTGTCAGCCTCGCTGCGCTGCTGGGCAGCATGCTGCTGGGCGGCCTGCACGCGGATTGGGACTTTTCCCAGATCAGCCGCAAGTCGCAGGCGCTGTATGGCTCGTTGGGGAGCGGGCAGGGTCGCATCGATGCCTGGCAGAACCTGATGGCTACCCAGAAGCAGGGTACGGAGCTTGAGCGACTGCAGGCGGTCAACCGCTTCTTCAACCAGCAGTTGCGCTATGTCGAGGATATCGACCTGTGGCACGAGGTCGATTACTGGGCCACGCCGATCCAGGCGCTGATCAAGGGCGCAGGGGACTGTGAGGACTATGCCATCGCCAAGTATTTCAGCCTGCGGCGCATGGGTATCCCTAGCGAGAAGCTGCGTATCACCTACGTCAAGGCGCTGCGGCAGAACCGGGCGCACATGGTCCTGACCTATTATTCAAGCCCACAGGCACAGCCATTGGTGCTGGACAGCCTGATGGACGCCATCAAGCCGGCCAGCCAGCGCACAGACCTGCTGCCGGTTTACGCTTTCAATGGTGAAGGGCTGTGGCTGACGGGCGCCGCAGGCAACAAGAAGGTCGGCGATACCAAGCGGCTTTCACGCTGGCAGGATCTGCTGAAGAAAATGCAGGCCGAAGGGTTCCCGGCCGAGCCGGTTTACTGA
- the lapD gene encoding cyclic di-GMP receptor LapD, with protein MSLFKQLLLAICLFLVVAFSGSFMVSLESSRSQYVNQLRSHAQDAATALALSLTPNIDDPAMVELMVSSIFDSGYYSSIKVVDLGSNAVLVERHAEPDPGGVPRWFVRLIGLEAAGGDAIVSRGWQQAARVEVISHPMFAVAKLWQSALGSLGWLLLCGAASAVLGALLLRRQLRPLDYMVEQSHAIARREFLSLPELPRTPELRRVVQAMNQMVEKLKALFTEQAERSERLRAESYQDSLTGLSNRRYFEMQLNTRVSNLEEARSGYLLLLRVQGLAGLNARLGGQRTDQLLQAVGEQLRRTCASYPETNDLISRSRGGEFAVLAPGMVHEEAVQLAQALEATLHSLHETGASDIDPVACIGLAPYSPGDSPQALLKLADEALARAENQPTPGWVCLEQGVAAVAADSQHAWHERLDQAFNNGHFELFFQPVVDCDTAQRVLHHKVISRLQDGQGEALPAGRFLPWLERFGWMPRLDVLVLEKVLAHLRGHDQVLALNLSAATLADAKALQRIFELLSQHVALGPRLIFEIGEEQLPEQAALEQLTRRLHALGFGLALQRFGGRFSMIGNLAHLGLAYLKIDGSYIRNIDHEQHKRLFIEAIQRAAHSIDLPLIAERVETEGERLVLREMGVGGIQGQLVGEPAPWR; from the coding sequence ATGTCACTGTTCAAACAATTGCTGTTGGCCATTTGCCTGTTCCTGGTGGTCGCCTTCAGTGGCAGTTTCATGGTCAGCCTGGAGAGTTCGCGCAGCCAATACGTCAACCAGTTGCGCTCGCACGCCCAGGATGCGGCGACTGCGCTGGCGCTGTCGCTGACACCGAATATCGACGACCCGGCGATGGTCGAACTGATGGTCAGTTCAATCTTCGACAGCGGTTACTATTCGAGCATCAAGGTCGTCGACCTGGGTTCCAATGCGGTGCTGGTGGAACGCCATGCCGAACCGGACCCTGGCGGTGTGCCGCGCTGGTTCGTACGCCTGATCGGCCTGGAAGCCGCCGGGGGCGATGCCATCGTCAGCCGCGGCTGGCAGCAGGCCGCGCGCGTTGAAGTGATCAGCCACCCAATGTTCGCCGTCGCCAAGCTCTGGCAAAGCGCCCTGGGCAGCCTGGGCTGGTTGCTGCTGTGTGGCGCGGCCAGCGCGGTGCTCGGCGCGTTGCTGCTGCGCCGCCAATTGCGCCCGCTGGATTATATGGTCGAGCAGTCCCACGCTATCGCCCGCCGGGAATTCCTCAGCCTGCCAGAGTTGCCGCGTACGCCGGAACTGCGCCGCGTGGTGCAGGCGATGAACCAGATGGTCGAGAAGCTCAAGGCCCTGTTCACCGAACAGGCCGAGCGCAGCGAACGGCTGCGGGCCGAGTCCTACCAGGACAGCCTGACCGGGTTGTCCAACCGGCGTTATTTCGAGATGCAACTGAACACCCGTGTGAGCAACCTGGAAGAAGCGCGCTCCGGCTACCTGCTGTTGCTGCGGGTCCAGGGGCTGGCGGGGTTGAACGCCCGCCTTGGTGGTCAGCGTACCGACCAGTTGCTGCAGGCTGTGGGCGAGCAGTTGCGCCGCACCTGTGCCAGCTACCCGGAAACCAACGACCTGATTTCCCGCAGCCGCGGTGGCGAGTTCGCGGTGCTTGCGCCAGGCATGGTGCATGAAGAGGCGGTGCAGCTTGCCCAGGCCCTGGAAGCGACCTTGCACAGCCTGCATGAGACTGGCGCCAGTGATATCGACCCAGTGGCGTGCATCGGCCTGGCGCCCTACAGCCCAGGCGACTCACCACAGGCGCTGCTGAAGCTCGCCGATGAGGCCCTGGCGCGTGCCGAGAACCAACCGACGCCGGGCTGGGTATGCCTCGAGCAGGGTGTGGCCGCCGTTGCCGCCGACAGCCAGCATGCCTGGCATGAGCGGCTGGACCAGGCGTTCAACAATGGGCATTTCGAGCTGTTCTTCCAACCGGTGGTGGATTGCGACACCGCGCAACGAGTACTGCACCACAAGGTGATTTCACGTTTGCAGGATGGCCAGGGCGAGGCACTGCCGGCGGGCCGCTTCCTGCCCTGGCTGGAGCGTTTTGGCTGGATGCCACGGCTGGATGTGCTGGTGCTGGAAAAGGTGCTCGCACACCTGCGCGGGCATGACCAGGTGCTGGCGCTGAACCTCTCTGCAGCCACCTTGGCCGATGCCAAGGCCCTGCAGCGTATCTTCGAATTGCTGAGCCAGCATGTGGCGCTGGGGCCGCGTCTGATTTTCGAGATTGGCGAAGAGCAACTGCCCGAACAAGCTGCCCTGGAGCAGCTGACCCGGCGCCTGCATGCGCTTGGCTTCGGCCTGGCGCTGCAACGCTTTGGCGGGCGCTTCAGCATGATCGGCAACCTGGCGCACCTGGGCCTGGCGTACCTGAAGATCGACGGTAGCTACATCCGCAACATCGATCATGAACAGCACAAACGGCTGTTCATCGAAGCGATCCAGCGCGCGGCACACAGCATCGACTTGCCGCTGATTGCCGAGCGGGTCGAGACCGAAGGGGAGCGGCTGGTGTTGCGCGAGATGGGCGTGGGCGGGATTCAGGGGCAGTTGGTTGGCGAGCCTGCGCCTTGGCGCTGA
- a CDS encoding HlyD family type I secretion periplasmic adaptor subunit: MGQFKDGLRRYFKGSDSLGGQPLPEVNKALIEDAPRVVRLTIWGVILFFVFLIVWASVAPIDEVTRGEGKAIPSSKVQKIQNLEGGIVAEIFAKEGQIVEVGQPLLRLDETRFASNVGETEADRLSMALRVERLSAEVEDRPLKIDEALRKAAPSQAASEESLYQSRRQQLQDEIGGLQQQLVQRQQELREYSSKRAQYANSLELLRKEISMSEPLVATGAISQVEVLRLRRAEVENRGQLDSTALAIPRAEAAIREVQSKIEETRGKFRSEALTQLNEARTELNKATATSKALDDRVNRTMVTSPVRGIVKQLLVNTIGGVIQPGSDILEVVPLDDTLVIEAKILPKDIAFLHPGQEATVKFTAYDYTIYGGLKAKLEQIGADTITDEDKKTTYYLIKLRTDRSHLGTDEKPLLIIPGMVATVDIMTGKKTIMSYLLKPIMKARSEALRER, from the coding sequence ATGGGGCAATTCAAGGATGGCCTGCGGCGCTATTTCAAAGGTTCCGACTCACTGGGCGGCCAGCCGCTGCCCGAGGTCAACAAGGCCCTGATCGAGGATGCCCCGCGGGTCGTGCGGCTGACCATCTGGGGCGTGATCCTGTTCTTCGTGTTCCTCATCGTATGGGCCAGCGTTGCCCCCATTGATGAAGTCACACGGGGCGAAGGCAAGGCCATCCCATCGTCCAAAGTACAGAAGATCCAGAACCTGGAAGGCGGCATCGTCGCCGAAATCTTCGCCAAGGAAGGGCAGATCGTCGAAGTGGGCCAGCCGTTGTTGCGCCTGGATGAAACCCGCTTCGCCTCCAACGTTGGTGAGACCGAGGCAGACCGCCTGTCCATGGCCCTGCGGGTCGAGCGCCTGAGTGCCGAGGTCGAAGATCGCCCGCTGAAGATCGACGAGGCGCTGCGCAAGGCTGCACCAAGCCAGGCCGCCAGTGAAGAGTCGCTGTACCAGAGCCGGCGCCAGCAACTGCAGGACGAGATTGGCGGCCTGCAACAACAGCTGGTACAGCGCCAGCAGGAGCTGCGCGAGTACAGCTCCAAACGCGCCCAGTACGCCAACAGCCTGGAACTGCTGCGCAAAGAAATCAGCATGTCCGAGCCGTTGGTGGCCACCGGCGCGATCTCCCAGGTCGAAGTACTGCGCCTGCGCCGTGCCGAAGTGGAAAACCGCGGCCAGCTGGATTCCACCGCGCTGGCCATCCCCCGGGCCGAAGCGGCGATCCGTGAGGTGCAAAGCAAGATCGAAGAGACCCGCGGCAAATTCCGCAGCGAGGCGCTGACCCAACTGAACGAAGCGCGCACCGAGTTGAACAAGGCCACCGCAACCAGCAAGGCCCTGGACGATCGGGTCAACCGCACCATGGTCACCTCGCCGGTACGCGGTATCGTCAAACAGTTGCTGGTCAACACCATTGGTGGGGTCATCCAGCCTGGCAGCGATATCCTCGAAGTGGTACCCCTGGACGATACGCTGGTCATCGAGGCGAAGATCCTGCCCAAGGACATCGCCTTCCTGCACCCGGGGCAGGAGGCGACGGTCAAGTTCACCGCGTATGACTACACCATCTACGGCGGGCTCAAGGCCAAACTGGAACAGATCGGCGCTGACACCATCACCGATGAAGACAAGAAGACCACCTACTACCTGATCAAGCTGCGCACCGATCGCAGCCACCTGGGGACTGACGAGAAGCCGTTGCTCATCATTCCGGGGATGGTGGCAACGGTAGACATCATGACCGGCAAGAAAACCATCATGAGCTACCTGCTCAAGCCGATCATGAAGGCGCGTTCGGAGGCGCTGCGCGAGCGTTGA
- a CDS encoding type I secretion system permease/ATPase produces the protein MESEVSRVQLSHDPRSQHDDPLLDSLLSLCVLHQKPASRVMLTTGLPLPAQRLSPELLPRAAARAGLQGRLLQRKLEQIPSIAMPAMLLLKEGRSAVLLGWENEDTARLLLSESDGGEVHVSREALQSDYSGRVFFAQPQHKFDVNHGNLIPRAKSWFRDTLLRSKWLYIDAIAASLVINLIALAAPLFVMNVYDRVVPNQATSTLWVLAIGIAGAYIFDLILKGLRGLCLDLAGKKTDLIISATLFERIVGMSMKYRPARVGSFAQNIHEFQGLRDFLASLTLTSLIDLPFTILILIVIAVIGGHLVWIPIIAFPLALGIGYALQRPLMATMERTMALASERQSSLIETLAGLDAVKVNNAESERQYLWEQTLGTLSRLELRVKLLSSLAMNITLLIQQLAGVAMICVGVYLIIDGNLSMGGLVACYMLSGRALGPLGQLNGLLARYQQAKVTMVSTDHMMELPQERNFEERPLSRKVLQGSVEFRGVDFTYPNQQNQALKNINLTIRPGEKVGIIGRSGSGKSSLAKLIVGLYEADAGSLLVDGVDIRQIDVSELRHNIGYVPQDIQLLAGTLRDNLVSGARYIEDELILQAAELAGVHEFARLHPDGYELQVGERGQNLSGGQRQNVALGRALLLNPQILLLDEPTSAMDNTGEERLKQRLQAVVEGKTVLLVTHRASLLSLVDRLIVIDRGQIVADGPKAAVMDALKKGQISVA, from the coding sequence GTGGAATCCGAAGTCAGTCGAGTCCAACTCAGCCACGATCCACGCAGTCAGCATGACGATCCTCTGCTGGATAGTCTGTTGAGCCTGTGTGTCCTGCACCAGAAACCAGCCAGCCGGGTCATGCTGACCACCGGCCTGCCGTTGCCTGCCCAGCGCCTGAGCCCCGAACTGCTGCCGCGCGCAGCTGCCAGAGCCGGGCTGCAAGGGCGCCTGCTCCAGCGCAAGCTGGAGCAGATCCCGAGCATCGCCATGCCGGCCATGCTGCTGCTCAAGGAAGGCCGCAGCGCCGTCCTGTTGGGCTGGGAAAACGAAGACACTGCGCGTCTGCTACTGAGCGAGAGCGATGGTGGCGAGGTGCATGTCAGCCGCGAAGCCCTGCAGAGCGATTACAGCGGCCGGGTGTTCTTCGCCCAGCCGCAGCACAAGTTCGACGTCAACCACGGCAACCTCATCCCGCGGGCGAAGTCGTGGTTCCGTGACACCTTGCTGCGCAGCAAGTGGCTATACATCGATGCCATCGCCGCCAGCCTGGTGATCAACCTGATCGCCCTGGCCGCCCCCTTGTTCGTGATGAACGTGTATGACCGGGTGGTGCCCAACCAGGCCACTTCGACCCTTTGGGTATTGGCGATCGGTATCGCCGGCGCCTACATCTTCGACCTTATCCTCAAGGGCCTGCGAGGCTTGTGCCTGGACCTGGCCGGCAAGAAGACCGACCTGATCATCTCGGCAACCCTGTTCGAACGCATCGTCGGCATGTCGATGAAGTACCGCCCGGCCAGGGTCGGCAGCTTTGCCCAGAACATTCACGAGTTCCAGGGCCTGCGCGATTTTCTCGCCTCGCTGACCCTCACCAGCCTGATCGACCTGCCGTTCACCATTCTCATCCTGATTGTCATCGCGGTCATTGGCGGGCACCTGGTATGGATTCCGATCATCGCCTTCCCATTGGCCCTGGGCATCGGTTATGCCCTGCAGCGGCCATTGATGGCGACCATGGAGCGAACCATGGCCCTGGCCTCGGAGCGCCAGTCCAGCCTGATCGAAACACTGGCTGGCCTGGACGCGGTCAAGGTCAACAATGCCGAAAGTGAACGCCAGTACCTCTGGGAGCAGACCCTGGGCACCCTCAGCCGCCTGGAACTGCGAGTGAAGTTACTGTCGAGCCTGGCGATGAACATCACCCTGCTGATCCAGCAACTGGCGGGCGTGGCGATGATCTGCGTCGGCGTGTACCTGATCATCGACGGCAACCTCAGCATGGGCGGCCTGGTTGCCTGCTACATGCTCAGCGGCCGTGCCCTCGGCCCGCTGGGCCAGCTCAACGGCCTGCTCGCCCGCTACCAGCAGGCCAAGGTAACCATGGTCTCCACCGACCACATGATGGAGCTGCCGCAAGAGCGCAATTTCGAAGAGCGCCCGCTGAGCCGCAAGGTGCTGCAGGGCAGCGTCGAATTCCGCGGGGTCGATTTCACTTACCCGAACCAGCAGAACCAGGCCCTGAAGAACATCAACCTGACCATCCGCCCCGGCGAAAAGGTGGGCATCATCGGCCGCAGCGGCTCGGGTAAAAGCTCGCTGGCCAAGCTTATCGTCGGCCTCTACGAGGCCGATGCCGGGTCGCTGCTGGTCGATGGCGTGGACATTCGCCAGATCGACGTCAGCGAACTGCGCCACAACATTGGCTACGTACCGCAGGACATCCAGTTGTTGGCGGGCACCCTGCGCGACAACCTGGTCAGCGGCGCGCGCTACATCGAAGACGAGTTGATCCTGCAAGCCGCCGAACTGGCGGGCGTCCATGAGTTCGCTCGGCTGCACCCGGACGGCTACGAGCTGCAAGTAGGTGAACGTGGCCAGAACCTGTCCGGCGGCCAGCGGCAGAACGTCGCGCTTGGCCGTGCACTGCTGCTCAACCCGCAGATCCTTCTGCTGGACGAGCCGACCAGCGCCATGGACAACACCGGTGAAGAACGCCTCAAGCAACGCCTGCAAGCGGTGGTGGAAGGCAAGACCGTGCTGCTCGTCACGCACCGTGCCTCGCTGCTGTCGCTGGTAGACCGGCTGATCGTGATCGATCGCGGGCAGATTGTCGCCGACGGCCCGAAAGCCGCGGTCATGGATGCGTTGAAGAAGGGGCAGATCAGTGTTGCATAA